The window TCTTGAAAATAATTCTGTGTATGCAGCAAAAGTAAATTTATTTCAAGTAGTTACACTAAAAATACCTTTATCACTTGGAGAATTAAAAGAATAAATTGCTCCAAAAATTAAAGGAATATAAAAGATTAAGATAATTATTCCGATGTAAGATTTTTTTATAAATGTAGCAAGTTTATTCATTATTAGCTCCCTTATAACGGTATTTATTTAATAAAATAGGTATTAAATAAATAATTCCATAAATAGACATTAGTACTAATAACGTAATTAAAACTAGAGTTGAAGCGTTTGCTAAATCAAATGGATTAGATGCATTAGCAAAATTATTAATTAAGTTTCCGATTAATTGGTTTTGAGATCCATTTGGTAATAACCTATCACTTAATATAATAGATGTAGCAGTAATTAAAAATACTAAACTAAATCCCCCTAATATTGCTTTTAAGGTGTAAGGTATTACTACTTTTAACATAGTTTTAAATTTTCCATAACCTAAATCTTGTGATGCTTCAATAATATTTAAAGGCATATTTTTTAAAACTTGATAAAGAGGCATAATTACAAACGGAATGTATAAATAGACAATTCCTAATATTAAAAACGCTTCATTATTTAGTGAATTTTCATCAAAAATTACTGAAAATAAACCTCTGATTGATAAAGCTTTCGAAATTGTAAAAATTAATAATGGACTTAATATTAAACTTAGACCAATATTTTTTGTTACACTAGATTTTGAAGTGGAAATCATATATGCGTAGGGAAAACCAATTAATACACATAAAAATCCACCAACAAAACCAGTTCAAATACTTCTTCACATAATCACTCATGTAGTTTTTGAAGAAGCAATTTCTCAATTATTAAAAGAACTATTTAAAGGGGTAAAAGCTTTAATAATAACTAATATTAATGGCAAAATTATAAATAAACCACTGAAAATAACATAAGGTAAGATTAATGATAATCTTAAATTCAATGCTAGTTTATTTTTAATTTTTTCTATCATTATAATAATTCATTATCTCATTGTTTTGTGTCTTTTGCCATTATATGTATTGCATCTTCATCTCATGAAAGATAAACTTTTTGTTCTTCACTAAATTTATTTGTTGTTTCCACATAAAGAATTTTATTATTAACTTCAACATCAATGTAGTAATAACTTCCTTTATAAACAGTTTTTTTAACAATTCCTTCTAGTTTATAATTTTTATTTGCTTTAGATGAAATTATAATATCTTCTGGTCTTATTAAAACATCTACATTTTCATTTGCTTGAAATTCGGTGTGAATAGTATCAAATATTTTATTCATGAATTTTACTTTGTTTTTTTCAATAAAAATAGCATCAAAGAAATTACCGTCTCCAATAAAATTTGCTACTCATTTATTTTTTGGATAGTCATATAATTGATGTGGTGTTGTAAATTGTTCAACTTGTCCATCTCTTATTATTGCAATTCTATCACTTAGTTGTAATGCTTCATCACGATCATGAGTTACAAAAATGAATGTTAGATTTAATTTTTTTTGTAAATTTCTTAATAGAATTTGCATTTTTTCACGTATTTTTGCATCTAGAGCACTTAATGGTTCATCTAGTAAAAGAATTTTGGGACTAATTACTAAACTTCTTGCCAATGCAACTCTTTGTTTCATTCCTCCACTAAGGTTTGATATTTGTTTTTTTGCATTACCTTCAAGACCTACAAGTTTAATTATTTCTTCTACTTCTTTATTCATTTCTGCATTTGTAATTTTTCTTGTTAAGTGTTTTTTTTCATAATCTTCAGTTTTAAGATCGACGTAATTTTCTCAATATGAATATTGAAAATCACTATCATCAATTCATTTTTGAATTTTTGTGTGTTTTTTTGGTGATAGTTTTGCATTTTCTAATTCTTTTTCAAATTGAGACATAGTTTTATCAAGATTTTTCATCTTTGATTCAGCTATTTTTTTTCAATCTTTTTGTTTTTTTTGTAAAGTATTAAAATATGATGTATTTACATTTTCTCTAGGTTTTCTTTTTAGTCTTAAACCGTATTTAATATTGTTTTCAACATTTAGATGAGGAAAAAGTGCATAGTCTTGAAAAATAGTTGAAACATCTCTTTTATGCGGTGAAAGATCTTTTATATCTTTTCCATTGTATTTAACTTCTCCCCGTGTAGTTCATTCAAAACCACCGATTATTCTTAAAATGGTAGTTTTTCCACTACCACTAGGACCTAATAATGTAATAAATTCACCTCTGTTAATGCTTAAATTAATATGGTCTAAAACAGTTTTATTTTCGAATTCCTTAACTACATCAACAAGTTCAATAATTGGATATATTTTTTTATTTTTTTCGTGAGTTTTGTTATTTATTTCCATTGTACTTCCTTATTAATATTTTTTATACAAAGTGAAATTAAGTTTTTAGCTTAATTTCTAAATAACGGAGGCAGAATTATATACATACTGAGTATACTCAGTATTTAATCATTTAAGAGTACAAAAAGTTAAACTAAAAACCTTGACAAAAAAAAGTCACATTGTGTTATTTACATTTAATTTAAGTTTTTGTCTCTTTAACATAATATAAAAATTTTAGCACATTTTAATTTTTAAAATGTATAAATTATGAATGAGTTTTTTCAAAATATTTTTTTACAACAATTGATTTAATTTCATTATCTAAAGGAACATAAAATGAGTAATAAATATTGTCATTTGTATTTATGTTATATATATTTTGAGCTTTTTTATCTATTTCTTTATTTTCATTTAAAAAATAGTAATTTTTAAAAAAGTTAAATTCATTTTTTATAGTCGGTGTGTAATTTAAACTATCAAAATTAGTTAACATATTACTAAAACTAAAATCTTTAAATTTATCAAAATTTTGAGTAAAAAAATCAGTATTTATTTCAGAAATTGCTTTTGGTTTATCGTTATTAAACAGTTCATTTTTTGAAATATTTTTATTGTCTAAGGAATCTAAAATACTATTATAATAATCTGAAACTAGCTGTTCATATGAATAATTAAAAGTATCAAAAATAACTTCTTTTAAATACTTTAACATATCATCTGAATCTTTTTCACTAACAGATTTAGAAATGATTCATGCGTCTAGTAAAATCATATTATTTTTAGGTCTAATATAATCTACATTTTCACCATCTTTTAGTATACTAAAATTATCATTTGAATAATAACTGTCTAAAACATCACCATTATACATTAATGCAGCATCTAATTTTTCTTTACTTGGATCAATTAAGTCATTAACAAGTTCAAGTCCATTAGTTGCTAATCTATTGTATTTAGTTTCTAAAATTGAATGTTTAGTAGTAGACAATACAAATTCTTTAAAGTAATTAATGATGTCATCTATATTATTTAAATTGATATTTTCTAATCCATTTTTAGTTAAATAATTGTGTTTATTTTTTTCTTCTGAATCAAAATATTGTCCTAACATTAAATTATCATAATATACATTTGTTCATCCAAATTTACGATATCCTGCCTTATAAAGGGCATCATATATACTTTTTCATGTTAGTGATTTAAAATCTGTTTCTGATTTTAGTGGTGTTACATGAGGCCTTGAATTTTTGTTTATATTATAGGCCACAACTTTATCCTGAATAAAGTAAGGAATTAAAAATTCATAAAAATTATCAATACCTTCTTTAGAATCTACTTCAAAACCTAATATATTGTCTATGTTATTTCTTTTTTCTTTGTCTAGATTTTCATTTTTATAATATAAATAAGGCTTAACTACATTATTAAATTTATCACGCTCTTTGTTGTTATTTGGATTAATTTCAATTATTTTATCAATAATTCAATTTTCATATTTTTGAATATGTTTGTTTGTAACATCAGTAAAAAAGCTTTGAATTTGTTGTTTTTTAGTGTTTCGATCATTTGATAAATCATCGATTAAAATGTTTCAATTTATTTTTTTAATTTGTCCTTTTAACACTAGGTTAGCAATTTGAAAATCACTTCCTACTCCACCTACTGTTTTACCTTGTTCTATATCTTTTGTAAAAACATTTATATCGTTAAACAGTCGATAAGAATATTTTTTATTTATTTTTTCAATAAGTGGTTTTGCCAAATATGATTCATAATTATAAATACTTACTAAATATGGTGTTTTTATTTTAAAAACAACAGCAGTAGCAATGCTTGCTGTTAATAAGGATAAAAATGAAAAAAATATTATTTTTTTTAAAGTCTTAAACTTCATCATTTTCATACTAGTATCCTAATTTTTTAATTTGAGATTCATTATCAATTCAGTTTTTATTAACTTTAACTTGAATTTCTAAAAATATTTTGTGTGCAAATTGATTTTCCATCTTTTTTCTAGATAACATAGATATTTTTTTTATCATTGTTCCACTTGCACCAATAATAATACCTTTTTGAGATTCTTTTTTTGTAAAAATAGTTGCTTTAATGATGTAAGGTTTTTCGTCTTGCTCAATAAATTCATCAATTACAACTGCAATTGAATGAGGAATTTCTTCTCTTAAATTTAAAAAAGCAGTTTCTCTTATTGTTTCTTTTGCAATAAAACGCATTGGTAAGTCTGTTAAATAATTAGGATCATAATAAGCTTCAGTATCTTCTAATTTATCTGCATATTCTGTTTTAATAACATTTAAAATATCTTCATACGTTTTGTCAAAACCAAAACCTACGCCCATTACAGTATCAAATTTGTATTTTAATAACTCTTGTGCTTTTTTGTCAATTTCTTCTTTTGAAACTAGATCGATTTTACTAATAATTGCAAATTTATGAGGGATTTTTTCTAATTTATTAATAATAAATTTATCTCCTCTACCTATTTCTTCATTTGCAGGTTGTAAAAATAATGCTAAATCTACATTATCTAAACTACTATAGCTAGCTTGATTTAATTTTTCATTTAATAAATGTTGAGCTTTATGTATACCTGGTGTATCAATGAATATTAATTGATAATTATCATCAGTATAAATACCTCTAATTTGATCTCTAGTAGTTTGTGGTACATTTGTAATAATTGATAAATCATAATCAATTAATTTATTTAATAATGTACTTTTTCCTGTGTTTGGTCTTCCTATTATTGCTATTGTACAGACTTTCATTTTTCTCCTAACGAGTTATATTTAATTTTTGCATAATTGCATCCACATGTTTATTCATATTTTTTTCATCTTCTGGTGTTAAGTGATCAAAACCAAATAAATGTGCTATTCCATGACAAAATATATAACAAAATTCTCTTCTTACGCTGTGGTTATATTCTTTTGCATGTTCTTTTATTTTTTCATATGAAATTATTATTTGTCCAAGTGGTCTATTATCTAAAAAATCTAGTGATATTTCATCATCAAAAGGAAATGAAAGAATAT is drawn from Mycoplasma miroungirhinis and contains these coding sequences:
- a CDS encoding ABC transporter permease — protein: MIEKIKNKLALNLRLSLILPYVIFSGLFIILPLILVIIKAFTPLNSSFNNWEIASSKTTWVIMWRSIWTGFVGGFLCVLIGFPYAYMISTSKSSVTKNIGLSLILSPLLIFTISKALSIRGLFSVIFDENSLNNEAFLILGIVYLYIPFVIMPLYQVLKNMPLNIIEASQDLGYGKFKTMLKVVIPYTLKAILGGFSLVFLITATSIILSDRLLPNGSQNQLIGNLINNFANASNPFDLANASTLVLITLLVLMSIYGIIYLIPILLNKYRYKGANNE
- a CDS encoding ABC transporter ATP-binding protein, translated to MEINNKTHEKNKKIYPIIELVDVVKEFENKTVLDHINLSINRGEFITLLGPSGSGKTTILRIIGGFEWTTRGEVKYNGKDIKDLSPHKRDVSTIFQDYALFPHLNVENNIKYGLRLKRKPRENVNTSYFNTLQKKQKDWKKIAESKMKNLDKTMSQFEKELENAKLSPKKHTKIQKWIDDSDFQYSYWENYVDLKTEDYEKKHLTRKITNAEMNKEVEEIIKLVGLEGNAKKQISNLSGGMKQRVALARSLVISPKILLLDEPLSALDAKIREKMQILLRNLQKKLNLTFIFVTHDRDEALQLSDRIAIIRDGQVEQFTTPHQLYDYPKNKWVANFIGDGNFFDAIFIEKNKVKFMNKIFDTIHTEFQANENVDVLIRPEDIIISSKANKNYKLEGIVKKTVYKGSYYYIDVEVNNKILYVETTNKFSEEQKVYLSWDEDAIHIMAKDTKQWDNELL
- the era gene encoding GTPase Era; the encoded protein is MKVCTIAIIGRPNTGKSTLLNKLIDYDLSIITNVPQTTRDQIRGIYTDDNYQLIFIDTPGIHKAQHLLNEKLNQASYSSLDNVDLALFLQPANEEIGRGDKFIINKLEKIPHKFAIISKIDLVSKEEIDKKAQELLKYKFDTVMGVGFGFDKTYEDILNVIKTEYADKLEDTEAYYDPNYLTDLPMRFIAKETIRETAFLNLREEIPHSIAVVIDEFIEQDEKPYIIKATIFTKKESQKGIIIGASGTMIKKISMLSRKKMENQFAHKIFLEIQVKVNKNWIDNESQIKKLGY
- the ybeY gene encoding rRNA maturation RNase YbeY — its product is MNKILFTNDTNYPFRYKKDFQNILDLAKSEFNSHKDIDVDILIVNNEQIQKYNWEYRNKNYPTDILSFPFDDEISLDFLDNRPLGQIIISYEKIKEHAKEYNHSVRREFCYIFCHGIAHLFGFDHLTPEDEKNMNKHVDAIMQKLNITR